The proteins below are encoded in one region of Elgaria multicarinata webbii isolate HBS135686 ecotype San Diego chromosome 20, rElgMul1.1.pri, whole genome shotgun sequence:
- the NADK gene encoding NAD kinase isoform X3 codes for MKIFQRISDRPFTNAVWKWHIQDPASQRLTWNKPPKSVLVIKKIRDASLLQPFKDLCIYLTEVNNMIVYVEKKVLEDPAIMNDDSFGPVKKKFCTFSEDYDDISNQIDFIICLGGDGTLLYASSLFPGSVPPVMAFHLGSLGFLTPFNFENFQAQVTQVIEGNAALVLRSRLKVKVVKEHREKKTMLQNGIEENGLMSPSLEKDMFKQAIQYQVLNEVVVDRGPSSYLSNVDVFLDGHLITTVQGDGVIVSTPTGSTAYAAAAGASMIHPNVPAIMITPICPHSLSFRPIVVPAGVELKIMLSPDARNTAWVSFDGRKRQEICHGDSISITTSCYPLPSICFQDPVRDWFESLAECLHWNVRKKQNNFAVDEEEEF; via the exons ATGAAGATTTTTCAACGCATTAGCGATCGACCGTTCACCAATGCTGTGTGGAAGTG GCACATTCAGGATCCAGCAAGCCAGCGGTTGACATGGAACAAACCTCCAAAGAGTGTCCTTGTTATCAAAAAAATCCGCGATGCCAGCCTCCTGCAGCCCTTCAAAGACCTCTGCATTTATCTCACAGAG GTGAACAACATGATTGTTTATGTGGAGAAGAAGGTCCTGGAAGACCCAGCCATCATGAACGATGATAGCTTTGGACCAGTGAAGAAGAAATTTTGCACTTTCAGTGAAG ACTATGACGATATCTCCAATCAAATAGATTTTATCATCTGCCTGGGAGGAGATGGGACCTTACTTTACGCTTCTTCGCTTTTCCCG GGTAGCGTGCCTCCGGTTATGGCTTTCCATTTGGGGTCGCTGGGATTTCTTACCCCATTCAATTTTGAGAACTTTCAAGCCCAAGTCACTCAGGTTATAGAAG GCAACGCGGCGCTTGTTCTCCGCAGCAGGCTCAAGGTGAAAGTCGTCAAGGAGCACAGGGAGAAGAAAACGATGCTGCAGAATGGGATTGAAGAGAATGGACTGATGTCTCCTAGTCTGGAGAAAGACATGTTCAAGCAAGCCATTCAGTACCAG GTCCTGAATGAAGTTGTAGTGGACCGGGGCCCTTCATCGTACCTTTCCAATGTGGATGTTTTTCTAGATGGGCATCTTATAACCACAGTGCAAGGAGACG GTGTCATTGTCTCCACTCCGACTGGGAGCACGGCGTATGCCGCTGCAGCAGGGGCCTCGATGATCCATCCCAACGTCCCAGCAATCATGATCACTCCGATCTGCCCTCATTCACTGTCCTTCCGGCCTATTGTGGTTCCCGCGGGTGTGGAACTGAAG ATCATGCTGTCTCCCGATGCCAGGAACACAGCGTGGGTTTCGTTCGACGGGCGGAAGAGACAGGAAATCTGCCACGGGGACAG TATCAGCATCACTACCTCTTGTTACCCTCTCCCTTCGATCTGTTTCCAAGACCCCGTGCGCGACTGGTTCGAAAGCCTGGCCGAGTGTTTGCACTGGAACGTTCGGAAGAAGCAAAATAACTTTGCTGTTGACGAGGAAGAAGAGTTTTGA